In the Paenibacillus sp. FSL H7-0357 genome, one interval contains:
- a CDS encoding MarR family transcriptional regulator, giving the protein MSNDFKIRWGDLSLQHENELLEVWLSWSRINSNLSEKLEQALLNNYNLSLKEFYVLNFISNAEEKKLRLQQLQELVGLSQSATSRLVVRMEAKNCGALERHICEDDRRGIYTRITELGENKYQRALQTFNQVLQAELKKDGFNSEVKNLTKKLFL; this is encoded by the coding sequence ATGTCGAATGACTTTAAAATCAGGTGGGGTGATTTAAGCTTGCAACATGAAAATGAACTTTTGGAGGTATGGTTGTCTTGGTCCCGCATCAATTCAAATTTAAGTGAAAAGTTAGAACAAGCTCTGCTGAACAATTATAATTTATCTTTGAAGGAGTTCTATGTTTTAAATTTCATATCCAATGCTGAGGAAAAAAAATTACGGCTACAGCAACTTCAAGAACTTGTGGGACTAAGTCAAAGTGCTACATCGAGACTCGTCGTTAGAATGGAAGCTAAAAACTGTGGTGCGTTAGAAAGACATATATGCGAGGATGACCGGCGTGGTATTTATACTCGAATTACAGAGTTAGGCGAGAATAAATACCAGCGGGCACTTCAGACCTTTAATCAGGTCTTACAAGCAGAACTAAAAAAAGATGGATTTAATTCAGAAGTAAAGAATCTGACGAAAAAATTATTTTTGTGA
- a CDS encoding SDR family oxidoreductase — protein sequence MKVLVVGSNGQIGQHLIQQLKASNDHTVRAMVRNKEQADTFVQQGVETVLADLEGTVDSIATAAKGCDAIVFTAGSGGKTGDDKTLLIDLDGAGKTIEAAEKAGIDRFIMVSAIQANNRDNWHHNILPYYAAKHYADKVLESSSLTYTIIRPGILLNEPGTGKVSAAENITVGSIPREDVARTIVAALEEKHTYKRAFDLIAGYDPIPDALQKF from the coding sequence ATGAAGGTGTTAGTAGTCGGATCGAATGGACAAATCGGACAGCACCTTATTCAACAGTTGAAAGCAAGCAACGATCACACCGTCCGGGCGATGGTACGGAATAAAGAACAAGCCGATACATTTGTACAACAGGGAGTCGAAACTGTTCTCGCGGATTTGGAAGGGACAGTAGACTCCATTGCAACGGCCGCCAAGGGTTGTGACGCTATTGTGTTTACGGCTGGATCAGGTGGAAAAACGGGTGATGACAAAACACTGTTAATTGATTTGGACGGTGCAGGAAAAACTATTGAAGCTGCTGAAAAAGCAGGCATTGACAGATTCATCATGGTCAGTGCAATTCAGGCGAATAACCGGGACAACTGGCACCATAATATTCTACCGTATTACGCAGCTAAGCATTATGCAGACAAAGTGCTCGAAAGCAGCAGTCTGACATACACGATTATACGTCCAGGAATTTTATTGAATGAACCAGGAACGGGAAAGGTGTCTGCTGCGGAAAATATCACTGTTGGCAGTATCCCTCGTGAAGATGTAGCGCGTACCATTGTGGCTGCTTTGGAAGAGAAGCACACCTATAAGCGTGCCTTTGATCTGATTGCTGGTTACGATCCGATTCCTGATGCATTGCAAAAGTTCTGA
- a CDS encoding NADH:flavin oxidoreductase/NADH oxidase, translated as MIDLFSPYSFKSLELKNRVVMPPMCQYSVDNKDGIATDWHYMHYVSRAVGGTGLIIIEMTDVEPDGRISDFDLGLWSDDQIPALKRIVDACHSHGAKVGIQIAHAGRKAEDAEVPVAPSAIAFDENSKQPRALTTAEVKGMVEKFRTAVARAVQAGFDTIELHGAHGYLIHQFHSPLTNKRDDEYGKDLTLFGREVIQAAKAEMPEDMPLIMRISAKEYVEGGYGIQESIAFAKEYQAAGVDMFDISSGGEGAIAAWGRPGTHAAYQVPLARDIKQALDIPVIAVGRLDDSILANAVIGNEEADLIAVGRGMLRNPYWALEAASNLRKETAVPKQYTSGF; from the coding sequence ATGATAGATTTGTTTAGCCCATATTCTTTTAAAAGTTTAGAACTGAAAAACCGTGTTGTGATGCCTCCAATGTGTCAATACTCCGTCGACAATAAAGATGGTATTGCCACAGATTGGCATTACATGCACTATGTTAGCCGTGCTGTAGGCGGAACTGGTTTAATCATAATTGAAATGACTGATGTAGAGCCCGATGGGCGCATTTCCGATTTCGATCTTGGTCTTTGGTCAGATGATCAGATTCCGGCTCTGAAACGGATTGTAGATGCTTGTCATAGTCACGGTGCCAAAGTGGGCATCCAAATCGCGCACGCTGGACGCAAGGCGGAAGATGCTGAAGTTCCAGTAGCCCCTTCAGCTATCGCTTTTGATGAAAATTCTAAACAGCCCCGGGCACTTACCACCGCAGAAGTAAAAGGAATGGTTGAGAAATTCCGCACTGCTGTAGCTCGCGCTGTCCAGGCTGGATTCGATACTATCGAACTTCATGGTGCGCATGGCTATTTGATCCATCAATTTCATTCTCCACTAACGAACAAACGGGATGATGAATATGGTAAAGATCTTACCTTGTTTGGCCGGGAGGTTATTCAGGCTGCAAAGGCCGAGATGCCGGAGGACATGCCACTAATCATGCGTATATCAGCTAAAGAATACGTTGAAGGTGGTTATGGGATTCAGGAAAGCATTGCTTTTGCCAAGGAATATCAAGCTGCAGGAGTAGACATGTTTGATATTTCATCAGGTGGCGAGGGAGCTATTGCTGCATGGGGCAGACCAGGAACTCACGCAGCTTATCAAGTTCCGCTCGCTAGAGATATCAAACAAGCACTCGATATTCCAGTGATCGCTGTTGGAAGATTGGATGATTCAATTTTGGCGAATGCAGTTATAGGAAATGAAGAGGCAGATTTGATTGCAGTCGGAAGAGGAATGCTGAGAAATCCATATTGGGCCTTAGAAGCTGCATCAAACCTGAGAAAAGAAACAGCAGTTCCTAAACAGTATACTAGTGGATTCTAA
- a CDS encoding NADH:flavin oxidoreductase, with product MFNTESVQPLLRPFTLGNLNLSNRTVMAPMTRNLSPNGVPGADVAAYYRRRAENNVGLIVTEGTVVDHADASNQENVPFFYGEEALNGWANVVSEVHEAGGKIIPQIWHMGARGNVNDYSESEISGIVDAFAQSAAEAKRIGFDGIEIHGAHGYLIDQFFWEKTNERTDRYGGSMIARTRFAEEVIQACRQAVGPDFTIVLRISQWKGTEYTAKLAKTPDELQQFLQPLVNAGVDIFHCSTRRFWEPEFEGSDLNLAGWVKKLTGKPTITVGSIGLDGDFMTLFTEGKGAENASIERLVQKLENQEFDLVAIGRALLVDPAWVSKIRDGKLDELIPFTPEALKTLY from the coding sequence ATGTTTAATACCGAATCAGTACAACCATTACTTCGTCCTTTTACTTTGGGAAATCTTAATCTGTCTAATCGGACAGTAATGGCGCCAATGACCCGGAATCTGTCTCCCAATGGGGTTCCTGGAGCAGATGTTGCTGCATACTATCGCCGGAGAGCCGAAAATAATGTGGGTCTGATCGTAACAGAAGGCACGGTTGTTGATCATGCAGATGCATCCAATCAGGAGAATGTCCCTTTCTTTTATGGTGAAGAAGCATTGAATGGCTGGGCAAATGTTGTGTCTGAGGTTCATGAAGCCGGCGGCAAAATTATTCCTCAAATCTGGCACATGGGTGCACGGGGCAACGTCAATGATTATTCCGAGTCCGAAATCAGTGGCATCGTTGATGCTTTTGCACAATCGGCAGCCGAAGCCAAGCGCATTGGATTTGATGGAATTGAAATCCATGGAGCTCACGGCTATTTGATTGACCAGTTCTTTTGGGAGAAAACTAATGAGCGTACTGATCGTTACGGAGGCAGCATGATTGCACGTACCCGCTTTGCGGAAGAAGTCATCCAAGCTTGCCGCCAAGCCGTAGGTCCTGACTTTACCATCGTGCTGCGCATCTCACAGTGGAAAGGAACGGAATATACAGCCAAATTAGCGAAAACACCCGACGAGCTTCAGCAATTTCTGCAACCTTTGGTTAACGCTGGAGTGGATATTTTCCATTGCTCGACACGGCGTTTCTGGGAACCGGAATTTGAAGGCTCTGACTTGAATCTTGCTGGTTGGGTTAAGAAGCTTACAGGCAAACCAACCATTACTGTGGGTTCGATTGGCCTTGATGGTGATTTCATGACTCTTTTCACTGAAGGAAAAGGTGCAGAGAATGCAAGTATCGAGAGATTGGTTCAAAAGCTCGAAAATCAAGAATTCGATCTGGTTGCTATCGGTAGAGCATTGCTTGTAGACCCTGCATGGGTCAGTAAAATTCGGGATGGGAAATTGGATGAATTGATTCCATTTACTCCTGAAGCACTCAAAACACTTTATTGA
- a CDS encoding transposase has translation MAKKGQVFQSYSEEFKVEAIQTYLKGVESYKVVAERLGIASCTQLKVWVKKYRIGEPFDTRKGTTNPLKGRPRTTFASIEEERDYLKAQVDYLKKRYPNLLTERSSGYKTNTP, from the coding sequence ATGGCGAAAAAGGGACAAGTATTTCAATCGTACTCAGAGGAATTCAAGGTAGAGGCTATTCAAACCTATCTTAAAGGAGTAGAGAGCTACAAGGTAGTCGCAGAAAGGTTGGGGATTGCGAGTTGTACCCAGCTTAAAGTATGGGTAAAGAAATATCGGATTGGAGAGCCATTTGATACACGTAAGGGTACAACAAACCCTTTGAAAGGACGTCCTCGTACTACATTTGCCAGTATCGAAGAAGAACGAGATTACTTGAAGGCACAGGTGGATTACTTAAAAAAGCGGTATCCAAATCTGTTAACGGAGCGAAGTTCGGGCTACAAGACAAATACGCCGTAA
- a CDS encoding IS3 family transposase: MCQYRRRTRLLEGTGGLLKKAVSKSVNGAKFGLQDKYAVIEELRDQHGVTRLLAIAGVSRANYYKWRGTQAQRIEAHAQEHAIKEHMVAVHLAHPYFGYPRMRTALWEAGYLVNHKKVWRLMKELSIQSVIRKKRNRSSYAPSVVYPNRLKRQFHATAPQQKLVTDITYISDGTRFYYLSAIQDLFNNEIVAWQISERNDVKLVLDTVEQWTRKRDVSEAVLHSDQGFQYTSQAYNTRLEAFSVKGSHSRKATCLDNACIESFFSHLKTEKLYLHQFKSEAEIHQAVEEYIYFYNYQRFQAKLKQRAPIEYRHALAA, translated from the coding sequence ATTTGCCAGTATCGAAGAAGAACGAGATTACTTGAAGGCACAGGTGGATTACTTAAAAAAGCGGTATCCAAATCTGTTAACGGAGCGAAGTTCGGGCTACAAGACAAATACGCCGTAATCGAAGAGCTACGTGACCAGCATGGCGTTACCCGCCTATTAGCTATTGCAGGTGTATCTCGAGCAAACTACTACAAGTGGCGAGGTACACAGGCTCAGCGGATTGAAGCCCATGCGCAGGAGCACGCAATTAAAGAGCATATGGTGGCCGTTCACTTAGCCCATCCCTATTTTGGATATCCTCGAATGCGAACAGCCCTGTGGGAGGCCGGCTACCTCGTCAACCACAAGAAGGTGTGGCGGCTCATGAAAGAACTGTCGATCCAGTCGGTCATTCGAAAGAAAAGGAATCGCTCGAGCTATGCTCCTTCCGTGGTCTATCCTAACCGATTAAAGCGCCAGTTTCATGCGACAGCTCCTCAACAGAAGCTGGTAACCGACATTACGTATATCTCAGACGGCACGCGCTTTTATTATCTGTCCGCCATTCAGGACCTGTTTAACAATGAAATTGTGGCCTGGCAGATCTCAGAGCGAAACGACGTAAAACTCGTCCTGGATACAGTTGAACAGTGGACACGAAAAAGAGACGTGTCTGAAGCCGTACTCCATTCGGACCAAGGCTTCCAATACACGTCTCAGGCGTACAACACACGATTAGAGGCATTCAGCGTCAAGGGCAGCCACTCTCGCAAAGCAACCTGCCTAGATAACGCCTGCATCGAATCCTTCTTTTCGCATCTGAAGACAGAAAAGTTGTACCTTCACCAGTTTAAGTCAGAAGCAGAGATTCATCAAGCCGTCGAGGAGTATATCTACTTTTATAATTACCAACGTTTCCAGGCGAAACTCAAACAGCGCGCGCCGATCGAGTATCGGCACGCGCTGGCTGCTTAG
- a CDS encoding ATP-binding cassette domain-containing protein, producing MSESNQEYIVISGARENNLKNVSLRIPKRKITIFTGVSGSGKSSIVFDTIAAESTRLLNENFSMFVRNFLPRVPQPDTDAIENLSMAVIVDQKRLGGGSHSTLGTITDISPILRLLFSRVGQPYVGQAHMFSFNDPQGMCPECNGLGRRLGVDMSMALDKSKSLHEGAIMLPDYSVNGWEWNMIVQSGDFDLDKKLSDYSEEELEQLLYAKARKVKMDFAGKATNITVEGVIEKFTNKYIKQDVKMKSERTQKAVAPYISEGPCSSCHGARLSQATLSCKINGLNIAELSSMEAGQLIRVIREINDPVAVPVVKSLTERLQHLVDIGLDYLTLDRETDTLSGGESQRVKMVKHLSGSLVDVTYIFDEPSVGLHPRDVHLLNELLQKLRDKGNTVIVVEHDPDVIKVADHIVDVGPHAGSHGGTIVYEGSFQGLLEAGTLTGTHLKRPLQLKQECRQPSGKLSIKEATLHNLRNVSADIPTGVLTVVTGVAGSGKSTMINEVFLSQHPDAIVIDQSAIGVSTRSNPATYTGIMDDVRKAFASANKVSQGLFSFNSKGACENCQGLGVVYTDLAFLDSVKLPCEICGGRRFKEEVLAYKLNGKSIAEVLEMNVEQALAFFQLKEVVRKLQAMSDVGLNYITLGQPLSTLSGGECQRIKLASELHKKGSIYVMDEPTTGLHMSDIGHLLEIINRLVDTGNTVIVIEHNLDVISQADWIIDMGPDGGSKGGQVVFEGTPPQIIHAEQSITGRYLM from the coding sequence ATGAGCGAATCGAATCAGGAGTATATCGTAATTTCGGGTGCGAGGGAAAACAATCTCAAGAACGTATCCTTGCGCATTCCGAAACGGAAGATCACGATCTTCACCGGGGTGTCCGGATCCGGCAAGTCATCGATCGTCTTCGATACGATCGCCGCAGAATCCACGCGATTGCTGAACGAGAACTTCAGCATGTTCGTGCGAAATTTCCTGCCCCGTGTTCCGCAGCCGGATACGGATGCGATTGAGAACCTGAGCATGGCTGTTATTGTGGATCAGAAGCGGCTGGGTGGGGGATCCCATTCCACATTGGGCACGATTACTGATATTTCTCCCATTCTCCGTCTTCTTTTCTCCCGAGTAGGCCAGCCCTATGTTGGACAAGCGCACATGTTTTCGTTTAACGATCCGCAAGGCATGTGTCCCGAGTGTAACGGACTTGGCCGGCGGCTTGGTGTCGACATGAGCATGGCGCTGGACAAGTCAAAGTCGCTCCATGAAGGGGCTATTATGCTGCCGGACTATTCAGTGAACGGCTGGGAATGGAACATGATCGTGCAGTCAGGAGACTTCGATCTCGACAAGAAGCTGAGCGATTATTCGGAAGAGGAACTGGAGCAGCTGCTGTACGCCAAGGCAAGAAAAGTTAAGATGGATTTCGCCGGCAAGGCAACAAATATTACAGTGGAAGGCGTCATTGAGAAGTTCACCAATAAATACATCAAGCAGGATGTGAAGATGAAGTCCGAGCGCACACAGAAAGCTGTTGCGCCGTATATTTCCGAGGGGCCTTGCTCCAGCTGCCACGGTGCGAGACTCAGTCAGGCCACGCTCAGCTGCAAGATCAATGGTCTCAACATTGCGGAGCTATCCTCCATGGAGGCCGGACAGCTCATCCGCGTCATTCGTGAGATTAATGATCCTGTCGCCGTGCCGGTCGTCAAGTCGCTGACGGAGCGGTTGCAGCATCTAGTGGATATCGGACTTGATTACTTAACGCTGGACCGTGAAACGGATACTTTATCCGGCGGCGAGTCGCAGCGCGTCAAGATGGTTAAGCACCTGAGCGGCAGTCTGGTGGATGTTACCTACATCTTCGATGAACCCAGCGTGGGTCTGCACCCCCGTGATGTTCACCTGTTAAATGAACTTCTGCAGAAGCTGCGTGACAAGGGCAATACTGTGATTGTTGTCGAGCATGATCCCGATGTGATCAAGGTGGCGGATCATATCGTCGATGTCGGACCTCACGCTGGCAGCCATGGTGGTACCATTGTGTATGAAGGAAGCTTCCAAGGCCTGCTGGAAGCCGGTACGCTGACAGGCACACATCTGAAACGTCCGCTCCAGTTGAAGCAAGAGTGCAGGCAGCCGTCCGGTAAGCTGTCCATCAAGGAGGCTACACTTCACAACCTGCGGAACGTGAGTGCAGATATTCCAACCGGAGTGCTGACAGTAGTAACTGGTGTTGCCGGTTCCGGTAAGAGCACGATGATTAACGAAGTATTTCTCAGTCAGCATCCGGACGCCATCGTCATCGACCAATCGGCAATAGGAGTGTCAACACGTTCGAATCCCGCAACTTACACAGGCATTATGGATGATGTGCGCAAGGCGTTTGCATCCGCGAACAAGGTGAGTCAAGGCTTGTTCAGCTTTAACTCCAAGGGGGCTTGTGAGAACTGCCAGGGACTGGGTGTTGTGTACACAGACCTTGCCTTCCTCGACAGCGTGAAGCTGCCCTGTGAAATATGCGGAGGCAGACGATTCAAAGAAGAGGTGCTCGCGTACAAGCTGAACGGCAAGTCAATTGCAGAAGTGCTGGAGATGAATGTGGAGCAGGCATTGGCGTTTTTTCAGCTAAAAGAGGTAGTGCGCAAGCTCCAGGCGATGAGTGATGTGGGGCTGAATTATATTACACTCGGCCAGCCGCTCAGCACGCTTTCAGGAGGGGAATGCCAGCGCATCAAGCTGGCCAGCGAGCTGCATAAGAAGGGCAGCATCTATGTGATGGACGAGCCGACGACCGGACTCCACATGTCAGATATCGGTCACCTTCTGGAGATCATAAACCGTCTCGTGGATACCGGCAATACGGTGATTGTTATCGAGCACAACCTCGATGTGATCAGCCAAGCGGACTGGATCATTGATATGGGACCGGACGGAGGCAGCAAGGGCGGCCAGGTTGTGTTCGAGGGTACACCTCCGCAGATCATCCATGCGGAGCAGTCGATCACGGGAAGATACCTGATGTAA
- the nrdF gene encoding class 1b ribonucleoside-diphosphate reductase subunit beta: MSAIQAVNWNRPDDDFSLMFWNQNIMQFWTDDEIPLSDDKMSWLTLSEQEKDSYMKVLGGLTLLDTIQGGVGMPQIMEHVEGLQRKAVLGFMGMMEQIHAKSYSSIFTTLASTEEIDSVFRWVEENPYLQFKAETISQYYKNIDSPKDLYLAMAASVLLESYLFYSGFFYPLYLAGQGKMTCSGEIIDLILRDESIHGVYVGVLAQEIFDGLAEDDQRDLHQTLVGLLRLLHENEERYTEQIYAPIGLVDEVKTFLRYNANKAMMNLGHDPLFDEEEINPIVQNGISTHTKQHDFFSKKGNGYIRALNVEPLKDEDFQF, translated from the coding sequence ATGAGCGCTATTCAAGCCGTTAACTGGAACCGTCCCGATGACGATTTCTCATTGATGTTCTGGAATCAGAACATTATGCAATTCTGGACAGATGATGAAATTCCATTGTCCGATGATAAAATGTCCTGGCTCACGCTCAGTGAGCAGGAAAAGGACTCTTATATGAAGGTGCTGGGCGGCCTGACACTGCTGGATACAATTCAAGGCGGAGTCGGTATGCCCCAGATTATGGAGCATGTTGAAGGCCTTCAGCGCAAGGCCGTGCTGGGCTTCATGGGCATGATGGAACAGATTCATGCCAAGTCGTACAGCAGCATCTTCACCACATTAGCCTCCACAGAGGAGATAGACAGTGTATTCCGCTGGGTGGAAGAGAACCCGTACCTGCAGTTCAAGGCGGAGACCATATCACAATATTACAAAAATATAGACTCGCCTAAAGACCTGTATCTCGCTATGGCGGCCTCCGTGCTGCTGGAGAGCTACTTGTTCTACAGCGGCTTCTTCTACCCGCTGTATCTGGCCGGCCAGGGTAAAATGACCTGCAGCGGTGAGATCATCGACCTTATTTTGCGGGATGAGAGCATTCACGGGGTATATGTCGGGGTGCTCGCGCAGGAGATCTTTGACGGACTTGCGGAAGACGATCAGCGAGACCTGCACCAGACACTGGTGGGACTGCTCCGCCTGCTGCATGAGAATGAAGAACGTTATACGGAGCAGATCTATGCTCCCATCGGACTGGTGGACGAGGTCAAGACCTTCCTCAGATACAACGCTAACAAAGCGATGATGAATCTGGGCCATGATCCTCTGTTCGACGAGGAAGAGATCAATCCGATTGTCCAGAACGGCATCAGTACCCACACCAAGCAGCATGACTTTTTCTCGAAGAAAGGCAACGGATATATCCGGGCGCTTAACGTGGAACCGCTGAAGGATGAAGACTTTCAATTCTAA
- the nrdE gene encoding class 1b ribonucleoside-diphosphate reductase subunit alpha — translation MRHIELNNMLMKRDESGFFQLDKDLEAVAEFMRDVERRSLVFANTKAKVDYMIEQDFYENFYGQYSVEEIEQVYQIAHSYNFSFPSYMAASKFYMDYAVKSNDRKQYLEHYPDRVAAVSLHLGRGNADTAGVLARSMMEQRLQPATPTFLNAGKSRRGELVSCFLIEMDDSLNSINYVLNTCMQLSKIGGGVAVNLSKLRSRGETIKGVEDAAKGIMPVLKLMEDGFSYADQMGQRKGSGAAYYNIFGWDVLEFLDSKKINADEKTRLKTLSIGLIIPNRFYKLAKDNEPLHVFAPYTVYKAYGTHLDDMDLDDMYDKLLADPRVKKKKAMSARDMLTKIAMIQLESGYPYIMNKSNANAAHALKNVGQIKMSNLCTEIFQLQETTEIADYGQEDTIRRDVSCNLASLNIVNVMEHGKIRESVHEGMIALTAVSDMTSISNAPGVAKANKEMHSVGLGVMNLHGYLAKNNIAYESEQARDFARTFFMTMNFHSLEKSMEIAAATGRSFHGFEASDYATGVYFERYLTTDYRPATPRVQELFGDMYIPSPADWEQLRDAVMANGLYHAYRLAIAPTASISYIQNATSSVMPIVEQIETRTYANSTTYYPMPYLRPDNVFFYKSAYQMDQFKVIDLIAEIQPHIDQGISTVLHVNSDVSTRELARSYLYAAHKGLKSLYYTRTKKLSVEECLTCSI, via the coding sequence TTGCGGCATATTGAACTGAACAACATGTTAATGAAGCGGGACGAGAGCGGCTTCTTTCAACTGGACAAAGACCTTGAGGCAGTAGCCGAATTTATGCGGGATGTAGAGCGGCGGAGCCTGGTTTTTGCAAATACAAAAGCCAAGGTCGATTACATGATTGAACAGGATTTCTACGAGAACTTTTACGGGCAGTACAGCGTAGAGGAAATTGAGCAAGTCTACCAGATTGCCCATAGCTACAACTTCAGCTTCCCATCCTATATGGCAGCTTCGAAATTCTACATGGACTACGCTGTAAAAAGCAATGACCGCAAGCAATATCTGGAGCACTACCCGGACCGTGTGGCGGCAGTCTCCCTCCACCTGGGACGCGGCAACGCCGATACTGCCGGAGTGCTTGCCCGTTCGATGATGGAGCAGCGTCTGCAGCCGGCAACTCCAACCTTCCTGAATGCCGGTAAAAGCCGGCGCGGTGAGCTCGTCTCCTGCTTCCTTATCGAAATGGACGACTCGCTCAATTCGATCAACTACGTGCTCAATACCTGCATGCAGCTGTCAAAGATCGGCGGCGGTGTGGCAGTCAACCTGTCCAAGCTGCGCTCGCGCGGGGAGACGATCAAGGGTGTCGAGGATGCAGCCAAGGGCATCATGCCTGTGCTCAAGCTCATGGAGGACGGCTTCTCCTATGCTGATCAGATGGGTCAACGCAAAGGCTCCGGAGCAGCCTACTACAACATTTTTGGCTGGGATGTCCTGGAATTCCTCGACAGCAAGAAGATTAACGCCGACGAGAAAACAAGGCTCAAAACTCTGTCCATTGGGCTGATCATTCCGAACCGCTTCTATAAGCTGGCGAAGGACAATGAACCGCTGCATGTATTTGCCCCATACACTGTGTACAAAGCCTATGGCACGCATCTCGACGATATGGATCTGGATGACATGTACGATAAGCTGCTGGCCGATCCGCGTGTTAAGAAGAAGAAGGCCATGAGCGCACGGGATATGCTGACCAAAATTGCCATGATCCAGCTGGAATCCGGCTACCCTTATATCATGAACAAGAGCAACGCCAATGCGGCCCATGCCCTGAAAAATGTCGGACAGATCAAAATGTCCAACCTCTGTACCGAAATCTTCCAGCTCCAGGAGACCACCGAGATTGCCGATTACGGACAGGAGGATACCATCCGCCGCGATGTAAGCTGTAATCTGGCTTCCCTGAATATTGTCAACGTGATGGAACACGGCAAGATCCGCGAATCCGTGCATGAAGGTATGATCGCCCTGACTGCTGTCAGCGACATGACCAGTATCTCCAATGCCCCTGGCGTAGCTAAAGCGAACAAAGAGATGCACTCTGTTGGTCTAGGCGTCATGAATCTTCACGGCTATCTCGCGAAGAACAACATCGCTTATGAAAGCGAGCAAGCCCGCGACTTTGCCCGGACCTTCTTCATGACAATGAACTTCCATTCCCTGGAGAAGAGCATGGAGATCGCTGCTGCAACCGGCCGCTCATTCCATGGCTTCGAGGCATCAGACTACGCCACCGGCGTTTATTTTGAGCGTTACCTGACAACGGATTACCGTCCGGCTACACCAAGAGTGCAGGAGCTGTTCGGGGATATGTATATCCCGTCACCTGCAGACTGGGAACAATTGCGGGATGCAGTAATGGCCAACGGTCTGTACCATGCTTACCGCCTGGCGATTGCGCCAACAGCCAGTATTTCCTATATCCAGAATGCCACTTCGAGCGTTATGCCGATTGTGGAGCAGATTGAGACCCGGACTTATGCCAATTCAACCACATACTATCCGATGCCGTACCTGCGTCCGGACAATGTGTTCTTCTATAAATCGGCTTACCAGATGGATCAGTTCAAGGTCATTGACCTGATCGCGGAAATTCAGCCTCATATCGACCAGGGCATATCGACCGTGCTGCATGTCAACAGCGATGTATCCACCAGGGAACTGGCCCGCTCATACCTGTATGCGGCGCATAAAGGACTGAAGTCGCTGTATTACACCCGGACCAAAAAACTGTCCGTCGAGGAATGCCTCACCTGCTCGATTTAA
- the nrdI gene encoding class Ib ribonucleoside-diphosphate reductase assembly flavoprotein NrdI, which translates to MLVAYDSKTGNVKRFIGKLKLPAVQIEEHMTIDEPYVLITYTTGFGQIPEKVSAFLGNNYANLKGIAASGNKNWGKLFANSADLIADQYNVPVIGKFELSGTFGDVERIKQEVSRVAAY; encoded by the coding sequence ATGCTAGTCGCGTATGATTCAAAAACAGGAAACGTCAAACGCTTCATCGGCAAGCTGAAGCTGCCGGCTGTGCAGATTGAGGAGCATATGACGATTGACGAGCCCTATGTGCTAATTACATATACCACCGGCTTTGGACAGATTCCAGAGAAGGTGTCTGCTTTCTTGGGGAACAATTATGCCAATCTGAAAGGCATCGCTGCCAGCGGCAACAAGAACTGGGGCAAGCTGTTCGCAAACAGTGCAGACTTGATTGCAGACCAGTACAATGTGCCAGTTATCGGTAAATTTGAGTTATCGGGTACTTTTGGCGATGTGGAACGAATTAAACAGGAGGTGAGCCGGGTTGCGGCATATTGA